The following proteins are encoded in a genomic region of Ananas comosus cultivar F153 linkage group 25, ASM154086v1, whole genome shotgun sequence:
- the LOC109729027 gene encoding nicotinamide/nicotinic acid mononucleotide adenylyltransferase isoform X1 gives MDADSDVPLPMNKLSLHLLHEPDAPSASTPRERIFVVLVASGSFNPPTYMHLRMFELAKDALREAGYVVLGGYMSPVNDAYKKKDLLPATHRVRLCELACRSSSFVMVDPWEAKQSSYQRTLTVLSRIQDSLCKSGIVNQAALRVMLLCGSDLLESFSIPGVWIPDQVKTICWDFGIVSIRREGKDVEKIVSNNEMLCEYKSNIISVDEIVPNQISSTRLRECIRRGLSVKYLTPDEVIDYIKDQQLYSKQTEDWMTRQVADVSRGGSGRSSSNNN, from the exons ATGGATGCGGACTCCGACGTTCCCCTCCCGATGAATAAGCTATCCCTTCATCTCCTTCACGAACCCGACGCCCCCTCCGCATCCACTCCCAG GGAGCGCATCTTTGTTGTTTTGGTGGCATCAGGAAGTTTCAATCCTCCAACTTATATGCACTTGCGCATGTTTG agtTAGCAAAAGATGCGCTAAGAGAAGCAGGGTATGTTGTACTGGGAGGCTATATGTCGCCCGTGAACGATGCATATAAGAAAAAG GACCTTTTACCAGCCACGCATCGAGTTCGGTTGTGTGAGCTTGCTTGCAGAAGCTCTTCCTTTGTGATGGTAGATCCGTGGGAG GCAAAGCAGAGCAGCTACCAGCGTACTTTGACGGTTTTATCTAGAATCCAAGATTCGTTGTGCAAGAGTGGCATAGTTAACCaag CAGCACTACGTGTTATGCTTTTATGCGGCTCTGATCTACTTGAATCCTTTAGCATTCCTGGAGTTTGGATACCTGATCAG GTCAAAACTATATGCTGGGACTTCGGCATTGTAAGTATACGCAGGGAAGGAAAGGATGTTGAGAAAATAGTATCTAACAACGAAATGTTGTGTGAATATAAG AGTAACATCATCTCAGTTGATGAGATAGTGCCCAACCAAATCAGTTCAACAAGATTGAG GGAATGCATAAGGAGAGGGTTATCGGTGAAATATCTAACTCCCGATGAAGTCATTGACTACATCAAAGATCAACAACTGTATTCGAAACAAACTGAAGATTG GATGACTCGTCAAGTGGCAGATGTATCAAGAGGCGGCAGcggcagaagcagcagcaacaacaactaa
- the LOC109729029 gene encoding 60S ribosomal protein L37-3-like: MGKGTGSFGKRRNKTHTLCVRCGRRSFHIQKSTCASCGYPAARIRKYNWSVKAIRRKTTGTGRMRYLRHVPQRFKSNFREGGEAVSKKRGAAAASASS, translated from the exons ATG GGGAAGGGCACAGGGAGCTTCGGGAAGCGGAGGAACAAGACGCACACTCTCTGCGTGCGGTGCGGTCGCAGGAGCTTCCACATCCAGAAGAGCACCTGCGCCTCCTGCGGATACCCCGCCGCTCGAATCCGCAAGT ATAACTGGAGTGTGAAGGCAATCAGGAGGAAGACCACAGGCACAGGAAGAATGAGGTATCTTCGTCACGTGCCTCAAAGATTCAAGAGCAACTTCAGAGAAG GAGGCGAGGCTGTTTCGAAGAAGAGaggagctgctgctgcttccgCTTCAAGCTAA
- the LOC109729027 gene encoding nicotinamide/nicotinic acid mononucleotide adenylyltransferase isoform X2 yields MDADSDVPLPMNKLSLHLLHEPDAPSASTPRERIFVVLVASGSFNPPTYMHLRMFELAKDALREAGYVVLGGYMSPVNDAYKKKDLLPATHRVRLCELACRSSSFVMVDPWEAKQSSYQRTLTVLSRIQDSLCKSGIVNQALRVMLLCGSDLLESFSIPGVWIPDQVKTICWDFGIVSIRREGKDVEKIVSNNEMLCEYKSNIISVDEIVPNQISSTRLRECIRRGLSVKYLTPDEVIDYIKDQQLYSKQTEDWMTRQVADVSRGGSGRSSSNNN; encoded by the exons ATGGATGCGGACTCCGACGTTCCCCTCCCGATGAATAAGCTATCCCTTCATCTCCTTCACGAACCCGACGCCCCCTCCGCATCCACTCCCAG GGAGCGCATCTTTGTTGTTTTGGTGGCATCAGGAAGTTTCAATCCTCCAACTTATATGCACTTGCGCATGTTTG agtTAGCAAAAGATGCGCTAAGAGAAGCAGGGTATGTTGTACTGGGAGGCTATATGTCGCCCGTGAACGATGCATATAAGAAAAAG GACCTTTTACCAGCCACGCATCGAGTTCGGTTGTGTGAGCTTGCTTGCAGAAGCTCTTCCTTTGTGATGGTAGATCCGTGGGAG GCAAAGCAGAGCAGCTACCAGCGTACTTTGACGGTTTTATCTAGAATCCAAGATTCGTTGTGCAAGAGTGGCATAGTTAACCaag CACTACGTGTTATGCTTTTATGCGGCTCTGATCTACTTGAATCCTTTAGCATTCCTGGAGTTTGGATACCTGATCAG GTCAAAACTATATGCTGGGACTTCGGCATTGTAAGTATACGCAGGGAAGGAAAGGATGTTGAGAAAATAGTATCTAACAACGAAATGTTGTGTGAATATAAG AGTAACATCATCTCAGTTGATGAGATAGTGCCCAACCAAATCAGTTCAACAAGATTGAG GGAATGCATAAGGAGAGGGTTATCGGTGAAATATCTAACTCCCGATGAAGTCATTGACTACATCAAAGATCAACAACTGTATTCGAAACAAACTGAAGATTG GATGACTCGTCAAGTGGCAGATGTATCAAGAGGCGGCAGcggcagaagcagcagcaacaacaactaa
- the LOC109729027 gene encoding nicotinamide/nicotinic acid mononucleotide adenylyltransferase isoform X3 has translation MDADSDVPLPMNKLSLHLLHEPDAPSASTPRERIFVVLVASGSFNPPTYMHLRMFELAKDALREAGYVVLGGYMSPVNDAYKKKDLLPATHRVRLCELACRSSSFVMVDPWEAKQSSYQRTLTVLSRIQDSLCKSGIVNQAALRVMLLCGSDLLESFSIPGVWIPDQVKTICWDFGIVSIRREGKDVEKIVSNNEMLCEYKSNIISVDEIVPNQISSTRLRECIRRGLSVKYLTPDEVIDYIKDQQLYSKQTEDW, from the exons ATGGATGCGGACTCCGACGTTCCCCTCCCGATGAATAAGCTATCCCTTCATCTCCTTCACGAACCCGACGCCCCCTCCGCATCCACTCCCAG GGAGCGCATCTTTGTTGTTTTGGTGGCATCAGGAAGTTTCAATCCTCCAACTTATATGCACTTGCGCATGTTTG agtTAGCAAAAGATGCGCTAAGAGAAGCAGGGTATGTTGTACTGGGAGGCTATATGTCGCCCGTGAACGATGCATATAAGAAAAAG GACCTTTTACCAGCCACGCATCGAGTTCGGTTGTGTGAGCTTGCTTGCAGAAGCTCTTCCTTTGTGATGGTAGATCCGTGGGAG GCAAAGCAGAGCAGCTACCAGCGTACTTTGACGGTTTTATCTAGAATCCAAGATTCGTTGTGCAAGAGTGGCATAGTTAACCaag CAGCACTACGTGTTATGCTTTTATGCGGCTCTGATCTACTTGAATCCTTTAGCATTCCTGGAGTTTGGATACCTGATCAG GTCAAAACTATATGCTGGGACTTCGGCATTGTAAGTATACGCAGGGAAGGAAAGGATGTTGAGAAAATAGTATCTAACAACGAAATGTTGTGTGAATATAAG AGTAACATCATCTCAGTTGATGAGATAGTGCCCAACCAAATCAGTTCAACAAGATTGAG GGAATGCATAAGGAGAGGGTTATCGGTGAAATATCTAACTCCCGATGAAGTCATTGACTACATCAAAGATCAACAACTGTATTCGAAACAAACTGAAGATTGGTAA